Proteins from one Mercurialis annua linkage group LG7, ddMerAnnu1.2, whole genome shotgun sequence genomic window:
- the LOC126656317 gene encoding receptor-like protein kinase HSL1: MLLFISLLILSFPSTPHSLNQEGLFLQRVKLALTDPTHQLTSWDNRDSTPCDWYGIQCDPSTHRVISVDLSNSQLAGSFPTFLCRLPNLTSIFLFNNSISGSLPAQISDCQNLESLDLSQNLLVGTIPESLSELKNLKFLNLAANNLTGEIPVKFGEFKNLEILLLAGNFLNGTIPSQLSNISTLQHLILAYNPFQPSQIPTQLANLTNLKELWLADCRLFGPIPPVLSRLTRLENLDLSDNWLTGSIPSSFSEFKSIVQIELFNNSLSGSLSVGFSNLTTLRRIDVSMNQLAGSIPNDLCELELESLNLFENRLEGKLPESISKSPNLYELKLFNNKLTGELPSQLGLNSPLKSFDVSYNNFSGGIPKTLCAKGELQDLILIHNSFSGKIPDNLGKCYSLGRARLRNNQLSGAVPVEFWGLPGVYLIDLIDNSLSGYVSNKISSAQNLSVLLLSNNKFSGKIPGEIGVLGNLIEFSASNNMFNGSIPDNFVKLNLLNRLVLDNNELSGGFPSGIQGLQSLNELNLANNKLSGEIPAEIGDFPVLNYLDLSGNRFSGKIPLELQKLKLNMLNLSNNLLSGDIPPLFAKDMYKNSFVGNPGLCNDLDGLCPRDRGAKQLSYSWILILIFTFSGLVFIAGVGWFYFKFRNFKKNSKKVVTILKWRSFHKLDFSEFEIANYLNEDNVIGSGASGKVYKVVLSNGETVAVKKLRGPTKKYDDANADSDSNKGEFEAEVETLGNIRHKNIVRLWCCCNTGDCKILVYEYMPNGSLGDLLHSTKSGLLDWKTRYKIALDAAEGLSYLHHDCVPPIVHRDVKSNNILLDEEFGARVADFGVAKVVHGVNKRIESMSMIAGSCGYIAPEYAYTLRVNEKSDIYSFGVVILELVTGKLPIDPQFGEKDLVKWVYTTLDQKGVDHVIDSKLDSVYKNEICRVLDVGLRCTNSLPINRPSMRRVVKFLQEIANVEKKSKSSKKDGTLSPYYYEEACDEV, encoded by the exons atgttACTCTTTATTTCACTTCTCATTCTTTCATTCCCCTCCACTCCACACTCTCTAAACCAAGAAGGCCTATTTCTCCAACGAGTCAAACTCGCTCTAACCGACCCAACTCACCAACTCACTTCTTGGGACAATCGTGACTCCACTCCATGCGACTGGTATGGTATCCAATGCGACCCGTCAACTCACCGAGTCATCTCCGTCGACCTTTCCAACTCACAACTCGCCGGTTCTTTCCCCACCTTTCTTTGCCGCCTCCCGAATTTAACGTCAATTTTTCTGTTCAACAATTCAATCAGCGGTTCTCTGCCGGCCCAAATTTCCGACTGTCAAAATCTTGAATCTTTAGACCTGAGTCAGAATCTTTTAGTTGGGACTATCCCTGAGTCGTTATCCGAGTTGAAAAATCTCAAGTTCTTGAATTTGGCGGCAAATAATTTAACCGGTGAAATTCCCGTTAAATTCGGTGAATTCAAGAATCTTGAGATTCTTTTGCTAGCGGGTAATTTTCTTAACGGAACTATACCGAGTCAGCTCAGTAATATATCTACACTTCAGCATCTTATACTTGCTTATAACCCGTTTCAACCGAGTCAAATTCCAACTCAGCTAGCTAATTTAACCAATCTTAAAGAACTTTGGCTTGCTGATTGTAGACTCTTTGGCCCAATTCCACCAGTTTTGAGTAGACTAACTCGGTTGGAGAATTTGGACTTGTCTGATAATTGGCTTACTGGGTCAATCCCGAGTTCGTTCTCTGAGTTCAAAAGTATAGTTCAGATTGAACTGTTTAATAACTCTTTGTCAGGTTCTTTATCAGTTGGATTTTCAAATTTGACAACTCTGAGAAGAATTGATGTTTCAATGAATCAGTTAGCCGGGTCGATTCCGAATGATTTGTGCGAGTTAGAACTCGAATCGTTGAACTTGTTTGAGAATAGACTTGAAGGTAAATTACCAGAGAGTATATCAAAGTCGCCAAATTTATATGAACTCAAGCTGTTTAACAACAAACTTACCGGTGAGTTACCGAGTCAACTCGGTTTAAACTCGCCTTTGAAGTCATTCGATGTGTCGTATAATAACTTTTCCGGTGGAATACCGAAGACTTTATGTGCAAAAGGGGAATTACAAGATCTTATTCTGATACACaattcattttccggaaaaaTTCCTGATAATCTCGGAAAATGTTACAGTCTAGGCCGAGCTCGGTTACGGAATAATCAGCTTTCTGGCGCAGTTCCTGTCGAGTTTTGGGGCCTTCCAGGAGTGTATTTGATTGATCTTATTGATAATTCTTTATCAGGGTAtgtttcaaataaaatttcctCTGCTCAGAATCTTTCTGTTTTATTACTCTCAAACAATAAATTTTCCGGGAAAATTCCTGGAGAGATTGGTGTTCTTGGAaatttgattgagttttctgcTAGTAATAATATGTTTAATGGTTCGATTCCGGATAATTTTGTGAAATTGAATTTGTTAAATAGGCTTGTTCTTGATAATAATGAGTTATCCGGTGGATTCCCATCAGGAATTCAAGGTTTGCAGAGTTTAAACGAGCTTAATTTGGCAAATAATAAGTTATCAGGTGAAATCCCAGCTGAAATTGGAGATTTTCCGGTTCTTAATTATCTTGATCTTTCCGGGAATCGATTTTCCGGGAAAATCCCGCTTGAATTGCAGAAACTGAAGCTGAATATGTTAAACCTGTCAAACAATCTACTTTCTGGGGACATTCCTCCTCTTTTTGCCAAGGATATGTACAAGAACAGTTTTGTCGGAAATCCGGGTTTATGCAATGACTTGGACGGTCTTTGCCCTCGAGATCGCGGCGCGAAACAGCTGAGCTATTCGTGGAttcttatattaatttttacattttccGGATTAGTTTTCATTGCTGGAGTTGGTTGGTTCTACTTCAAATTCAGGAATTTCAAGAAAAATTCCAAGAAAGTCGTTACTATTTTAAAATGGAGATCTTTTCATAAGCTCGATTTCAGCGAATTCGAGATTGCTAATTATCTTAACGAAGATAATGTGATCGGAAGTGGAGCTTCAGGAAAAGTCTATAAAGTTGTTCTAAGCAATGGTGAGACAGTTGCAGTAAAGAAACTACGCGGACCGACCAAGAAATACGATGATGCTAATGCCGATTCCGATTCCAACAAAGGCGAATTCGAAGCGGAAGTCGAAACGTTAGGGAATATTAGGCACAAGAACATTGTTAGATTATGGTGTTGTTGTAATACAGGAGACTGCAAAATTTTGGTGTATGAGTACATGCCAAATGGGAGCTTAGGTGATTTGCTGCATAGTACCAAAAGTGGATTGTTGGATTGGAAAACAAGGTATAAGATTGCATTAGATGCAGCTGAGGGATTATCTTATCTGCATCACGATTGTGTTCCTCCGATCGTTCATCGCGATGTGAAATCGAATAATATTTTGTTGGATGAAGAATTTGGTGCTAGAGTTGCAGATTTTGGAGTTGCTAAAGTTGTTCATGGAGTTAATAAGAGGATTGAATCCATGTCTATGATTGCTGGTTCATGTGGTTACATTGCGCCAG aatatgcatacACTCTAAGGGTGAATGAGAAGAGTGACATCTATAGTTTTGGAGTAGTCATATTAGAATTGGTGACAGGCAAATTACCAATAGATCCACAATTTGGAGAAAAGGACTTGGTGAAGTGGGTTTACACCACTTTGGATCAAAAAGGAGTAGATCATGTAATTGATTCAAAACTTGATTCAGTTTACAAGAATGAAATTTGTAGGGTTCTTGATGTCGGTCTAAGGTGCACGAATTCGCTCCCGATAAACCGCCCGTCGATGCGAAGAGTAGTGAAATTCTTGCAAGAGATTGCTAATGTAGAGAAGAAGAGTAAATCAAGCAAAAAAGATGGGACATTGTCTCCATATTATTATGAAGAAGCTTGTGATGAAGTGTAG
- the LOC126655538 gene encoding protein DMP7, whose product MDTTPILEQPLLENPVTPIQKPSKTPTQKAIRKTFKGTTQLSKLLPTGSVLAFQILSPIFTHQGQCHTSTSTTLTLALLTTCAISCFLLCLTDSFRDERGKVRYGMATSKGLWVIDGSVTLSEDQNENYKMRFIDLLHGFASMLVFGAVALFDKNVVNCFCPTPSDEVKDLLVAVPVGVGVVCSILFLKFPTKRHGIGTPLSRH is encoded by the coding sequence ATGGACACTACACCAATTCTTGAACAACCCCTTCTCGAAAATCCAGTAACCCCAATTCAAAAACCGTCAAAAACGCCAACACAAAAAGCAATTAGAAAAACATTTAAAGGAACAACACAATtatccaaacttttaccaacAGGTTCAGTTCttgcatttcaaattttatcacCAATTTTTACACATCAAGGCCAATGTCACACCTCCACCAGCACAACATTAACATTAGCCCTATTAACAACATGTGCAATTTCTTGCTTTCTTTTATGTCTCACCGATAGTTTTCGCGACGAACGGGGCAAGGTTCGTTACGGAATGGCTACGAGTAAGGGATTATGGGTGATCGACGGGTCGGTGACGCTGTCCGAGGACCAAAATGAGAATTATAAGATGAGGTTTATTGATTTATTACATGGTTTTGCATCTATGTTGGTTTTTGGAGCTGTGGCATTGTTTGATAAAAATGTTGTGAATTGTTTTTGTCCGACACCAAGTGATGAGGTTAAGGATTTATTAGTTGCTGTTCCTGTTGGAGTTGGGGTTGTTTGTAGcattttgtttcttaaatttCCTACTAAACGCCATGGAATTGGGACTCCTTTATCAcgtcattaa